A single Tachypleus tridentatus isolate NWPU-2018 chromosome 9, ASM421037v1, whole genome shotgun sequence DNA region contains:
- the LOC143226733 gene encoding uncharacterized protein LOC143226733 isoform X2 encodes MFVSIHLHQEIENLKCQLVERENHIIEMDTHVIHQAQRFPKGENAALRQELLLWEEKYQRLHDSHKKLQRVNQGLEDKLLKIVDKYETEKATLTRDLYDVTTKLVEARFSITQLEEESSLYENDCNTAIQLLQCKPSHFVSHKYSTIPLDLQERVKSHLNQKTKKETQNYNPQMDIVRIPIPTFPPTAMVYSVSTTSNVGAVKQNDSTKASQRISESPPECVSAAIIAKVLAERKKERSAKKQVVCVACKHEKQYVYYHDKETQTKWPSQTVSCMSCGNQPVCVYCRTKKGSSLSTNSHRCELHADHIDGNESDK; translated from the exons ATGTTTGTCAG TATCCACCTCCATCAAGAAATAGAAAACCTAAAATGCCAGTTGGTTGAGAGAGAGAATCACATTATTGAAATGGACACCCATGTTATCCATCAGGCCCAGAGGTTTCCCAAAGGAGAGAATGCAGCCCTTCGTCAGGAACTTCTTTTATGGGAAGAAAAATACCAAAg GTTGCATGACAGTCACAAGAAGTTACAGAGAGTGAACCAAGGACTTGAAGACAAACTGTTAAAAATT gtgGATAAATATGAAACTGAAAAAGCTACATTAACAAGAGATCTTTATGATGTCACAACAAAATTAGTTGAAGCCAGGTTCAGTATCACTCAATTAGAAGAAGAAAGT AGTCTGTATGAGAATGACTGTAATACTGCCATTCAGCTCCTTCAGTGTAAACCTTCACACTTCGTTTCTCATAAATACAGCACG ATTCCTTTAGATTTACAAGAACGAGTCAAATCTCATCTTAATCAAAAGACTAAAAAAGAAACTCAGAATTATAATCCACAAATGGACATTGTTCGTATTCCCATTCCAACATTTCCACCAACTGCCATGGTGTATTCAGTTAGCACAACCTCCAATGTTGGAGCTGTGAAACAGAATGACAGCACAAAAGCTTCACAGAGGATATCGGAGAGTCCTCCAGAATGTGTGTCAGCAGCCATAATAGCTAAAGTTCTGGCAGAGCGTAAGAAAGAAAGGAGTGCCAAGAAACAAGTTGTTTGTGTGGCttgtaaacatgaaaaacaatatgTGTATTACCATGATAAAGAAACTCAAACTAAGTGGCCATCCCAAACTGTTTCCTGCATGTCTTGTGGAAATCAACCTGTATGTGTCTACTGTCGTACAAAGAAGGGGTCTTCCTTGAGTACAAACTCCCATAGGTGTGAACTGCATGCTGACCATATAGATGGTAACGAATCTGACAAATAA
- the LOC143226733 gene encoding uncharacterized protein LOC143226733 isoform X3, translating to MDTHVIHQAQRFPKGENAALRQELLLWEEKYQRLHDSHKKLQRVNQGLEDKLLKIVDKYETEKATLTRDLYDVTTKLVEARFSITQLEEESSLYENDCNTAIQLLQCKPSHFVSHKYSTIPLDLQERVKSHLNQKTKKETQNYNPQMDIVRIPIPTFPPTAMVYSVSTTSNVGAVKQNDSTKASQRISESPPECVSAAIIAKVLAERKKERSAKKQVVCVACKHEKQYVYYHDKETQTKWPSQTVSCMSCGNQPVCVYCRTKKGSSLSTNSHRCELHADHIDGNESDK from the exons ATGGACACCCATGTTATCCATCAGGCCCAGAGGTTTCCCAAAGGAGAGAATGCAGCCCTTCGTCAGGAACTTCTTTTATGGGAAGAAAAATACCAAAg GTTGCATGACAGTCACAAGAAGTTACAGAGAGTGAACCAAGGACTTGAAGACAAACTGTTAAAAATT gtgGATAAATATGAAACTGAAAAAGCTACATTAACAAGAGATCTTTATGATGTCACAACAAAATTAGTTGAAGCCAGGTTCAGTATCACTCAATTAGAAGAAGAAAGT AGTCTGTATGAGAATGACTGTAATACTGCCATTCAGCTCCTTCAGTGTAAACCTTCACACTTCGTTTCTCATAAATACAGCACG ATTCCTTTAGATTTACAAGAACGAGTCAAATCTCATCTTAATCAAAAGACTAAAAAAGAAACTCAGAATTATAATCCACAAATGGACATTGTTCGTATTCCCATTCCAACATTTCCACCAACTGCCATGGTGTATTCAGTTAGCACAACCTCCAATGTTGGAGCTGTGAAACAGAATGACAGCACAAAAGCTTCACAGAGGATATCGGAGAGTCCTCCAGAATGTGTGTCAGCAGCCATAATAGCTAAAGTTCTGGCAGAGCGTAAGAAAGAAAGGAGTGCCAAGAAACAAGTTGTTTGTGTGGCttgtaaacatgaaaaacaatatgTGTATTACCATGATAAAGAAACTCAAACTAAGTGGCCATCCCAAACTGTTTCCTGCATGTCTTGTGGAAATCAACCTGTATGTGTCTACTGTCGTACAAAGAAGGGGTCTTCCTTGAGTACAAACTCCCATAGGTGTGAACTGCATGCTGACCATATAGATGGTAACGAATCTGACAAATAA
- the LOC143226733 gene encoding uncharacterized protein LOC143226733 isoform X1, translating into MEDRKYVCQECGCICESCVNNNSIHLHQEIENLKCQLVERENHIIEMDTHVIHQAQRFPKGENAALRQELLLWEEKYQRLHDSHKKLQRVNQGLEDKLLKIVDKYETEKATLTRDLYDVTTKLVEARFSITQLEEESSLYENDCNTAIQLLQCKPSHFVSHKYSTIPLDLQERVKSHLNQKTKKETQNYNPQMDIVRIPIPTFPPTAMVYSVSTTSNVGAVKQNDSTKASQRISESPPECVSAAIIAKVLAERKKERSAKKQVVCVACKHEKQYVYYHDKETQTKWPSQTVSCMSCGNQPVCVYCRTKKGSSLSTNSHRCELHADHIDGNESDK; encoded by the exons ATGGAAGACAGAAAATATGTTTGTCAG GAGTGTGGATGTATCTGTGAAAGCTGTGTAAATAATAACAG TATCCACCTCCATCAAGAAATAGAAAACCTAAAATGCCAGTTGGTTGAGAGAGAGAATCACATTATTGAAATGGACACCCATGTTATCCATCAGGCCCAGAGGTTTCCCAAAGGAGAGAATGCAGCCCTTCGTCAGGAACTTCTTTTATGGGAAGAAAAATACCAAAg GTTGCATGACAGTCACAAGAAGTTACAGAGAGTGAACCAAGGACTTGAAGACAAACTGTTAAAAATT gtgGATAAATATGAAACTGAAAAAGCTACATTAACAAGAGATCTTTATGATGTCACAACAAAATTAGTTGAAGCCAGGTTCAGTATCACTCAATTAGAAGAAGAAAGT AGTCTGTATGAGAATGACTGTAATACTGCCATTCAGCTCCTTCAGTGTAAACCTTCACACTTCGTTTCTCATAAATACAGCACG ATTCCTTTAGATTTACAAGAACGAGTCAAATCTCATCTTAATCAAAAGACTAAAAAAGAAACTCAGAATTATAATCCACAAATGGACATTGTTCGTATTCCCATTCCAACATTTCCACCAACTGCCATGGTGTATTCAGTTAGCACAACCTCCAATGTTGGAGCTGTGAAACAGAATGACAGCACAAAAGCTTCACAGAGGATATCGGAGAGTCCTCCAGAATGTGTGTCAGCAGCCATAATAGCTAAAGTTCTGGCAGAGCGTAAGAAAGAAAGGAGTGCCAAGAAACAAGTTGTTTGTGTGGCttgtaaacatgaaaaacaatatgTGTATTACCATGATAAAGAAACTCAAACTAAGTGGCCATCCCAAACTGTTTCCTGCATGTCTTGTGGAAATCAACCTGTATGTGTCTACTGTCGTACAAAGAAGGGGTCTTCCTTGAGTACAAACTCCCATAGGTGTGAACTGCATGCTGACCATATAGATGGTAACGAATCTGACAAATAA